GTTTCTGAGTTCTTGTTTGTACCTCCATCATAAGATTACACCAAAATTAAAGCATGCAGTACTTGAACTAACTTCAAAGGCTGAGCTTGCACTTCTAGCTAGTTCAGCCTTTTTATTGGTTCATGTTTTCCATTTGGCTTCAACATCCTGTTCCTTACTGATGCCCTTCTAGAGTTTCATTTACAAATATTATGTCCCTGGTTAGTGAGCCACGCTAATTAATACTGTGGTGGGGGCTATGGATTATAGTAATCTCATGCCTCCTGCTTGGAAAAACACTGCAATTTTTCCAGACGTTTACATGTAATGCCATATTGAGCATGGCCAAATTTGTTTCAGGAAAATGTATCCTGAACTCATTTAACCAAAATTTATTTAAGGTTGCTTATACTGTTATCTATTGCCAGTTTTGTTAATCATGAAGCTCAAAAGTTTCAATGCAGTAGAAAATGGAGACCCATAATTTCCTAATTAGATTATTTCAAACAATACAGTAAAGTTAAAACAGGCTGGTTTAAgtattgatatttttaaaagtttatgccaataacaagttaaaaaaacaTGTTAAACAGATTATTTGACTACTTTCTAGAAACCTCATATTTCTGACTGTGCCTCACCTTTCAAACCTGGGACCATAATCTGAAATGGATTTTAGCTTGTCTGGGGTTTTTGTGGTCAAAAACTCCTTGACTATGGGGACTTAAAATGTTCCCAAGGTTATGATTATAAAGAAAATCTATTATATTTGCAATACCATCAAATATCAAATAGAAATTATGATGCCTTTGAAAAACAGAGCAATCCTAAATTGGTAGATTCTTCcaataataaaagaaatgaaagcaatgaCTTTTCTTTAGGGAGAATATTTGACTATACCAGGTAATTGGAAGCAATGAATAAATTTTCAGGCTCACAATTAATTCACCAGATCATAAAGtcaagaaatacaaaatatctggggttctttttattttactttcgATTTTTAATCGTGTTCATAAACTCTCTTTTCATATATGGACATAATTTGCTTGATGTGACTGCACTATGATGATACAAGTCACAACAAATCTGAGACACCCTTCACTCCTTCTAGACTCTAATTTcaggcacagaaatgaaaacttgCCAACATCTCATAACAACGTGTCATCACCTCATTGTGAATTAAAACAGACTAAAATGAGATGTTCAGAAATCTATGagtaaaaatactaaaaattgCCACAGGAAACAATTGCAAAGTGCTCTTTATATATAACCTGGGCCAATATTTTACTGTCAGAATGACCTCTGTATTGTACTAGAGTAAACTGTATAAAGAACAGAGATGTCCCTAGGTTACATCCTACTGCTGCAAATTTTTAGATGTCACCCTTGCAGGGTGCTGGCCCCAACCTGAGCAAGGCCCCTTCTCTCTGTGTTTGCTTCTCCAAGAGGAGCCCACTGAGCCAAGAGCCGCCCAAGCAAGTACCTTGACCCTAACCAAGGAAGGTGCAAATGTAGTGCCTTGTTGAGTGAGTCTGATCTTCTTTTTAAGGAGGCTTTCCCACTTCACAGCCACTGTTTTACACCCACAGGGAAGTTGGTCTGTCATTTTCTGTGAGAATTAATTCCTTGAGCAAAATGATAGCTGTGTCAACAGCAAGCAGTTAGCCAcctccagctttcctggaggTCTGATGTTCACTGGTCACATCTGGGAAAAACAGAAGCTAACAAAAGGTCTGGCCTAAACTCTATTAAAATGTATGAAGAACACTCCTTGTTTCAATGGCTTTGGACTACAGAAGGGTACCCATTTGAATCTTCTGCTCAGAGTGACACATCCATAATCAGGGAGGGGAGCACTGGCAAATGTACCAGGTCACACAGGGACTTACCAGGACTGATGGGCACGTCATGCAAGTGTTGTCTGCCATGTAATACTTTCTGTATGGTAGATGACGTCGGGAACTAGAGAATTTTGCCTTGTGTGAAACTAAACCATGTAACAGAACATGAATCAAAGTGTGCTTCGAACAGGAGTGTGAAAACTTGGCCTTTGTCCTCATGGTGTGGtccctgcttttattttttaagggagtaactctgctcctgtgctgttCTTACCATGGACACTTTCTGGAGCTGAATGCAGACTAGGAATGCTTGTGGCTTGCTTTGGGTGGGCTGTCGCTGAGATGGGGCTGGAGAGACTGAGTTACATGTAACAATTTTATGTGTTGACTGGTTAAATTTTAGATTGGAATGCTTATCTGTAAAGATGGTTCAACATGTTCCTGTAAAAACAAGGACGAGGAATGAGAAAATTTTGTCACAATAAGGCACCTCTACTCAAATACACAGGAGTAACGGAACagtataaaaatgtttatttgatGACTTTATTTCCATTGCAGACAAGCTACATAACATTTAAAACCACAAAAGACAGAAGAATCTTGGCATCGTTTAAAGGACTTTGAGCAAGGAACAGGGACTGGAAGGAGGTGTTTCTTGTgggtgtggttttgtttttttctaagaaatCAGATGGTAATGTATAACATAATAGCAAAGAATAACGAAGTTATGGCCTAAGTTAAACCTCTAGGTAAGAATGACACATATAGAATTCTACTTGTTTAAAAACCCAGTTTATCTAACCAAGGGTCTCCTGTTGCTAAAATAAACAGTGTATTTATAGATCCTCCAAATCCGGAGGGCTTCAGAGGGGGAACAATTAATGCAGTACCAAAATCCAGAAAACAAAGCATCACATGAATGTTAGTGTCACAGCTCTGAAACCTGGTGTGTCTTCTGCTTCTTGGGCCTGAATACACACATTAGCCATGTCTTGACTGCAAGTTGGGAAGTTGAGAAATAGCTTTTTTAACAGTGTAACTCATGATGGTACCAAACACAGGATCATTTGCATAATTCTTTTACCATTTCATGTGTATTCAATATACCAAAATCTGTCTCTttagaagtgaaataaaacttaagaaataattttttgagaTCCTTTATTTCAGGAACTTGCATAAAATCAACAAAGGCTTGTGAAATCCTTGTCTGCTCCATTTATTGtgatttgaaattttcttttttttctcctttgtttatACTGCTCTTTTGGAAGTAcgaagatatttttcttccccctaCTAATTTTGACTTTTTCCATTTAGGAATCACTGATTCACTCTAATTTTTTTGTACAGCTGCCATTacaattctgtaaaaaaaaaaattgttgtgcCACCATATCGTTGTTCCACAGCACCACTGGTTGATGTAGACATAGCTGTGGCAAGAGAGCATTTGATCAATTAATTTCTGGCACACAAAGGGGAGGATGAGCCCAAATGTATGCATTTTCATGTGTGGCACTAGCATTGCTTAccttctgtttctttcatgATAGGTGGATTTTATATTAAACTATTTGGGACTGCATCTGGCTCAGGGAATTGCTGATGCCCCATGTGATCTTTTTCCAGtagatttttggttttaatttcatCCAAATTACGTTTATCTAAAGACTTTTTGTGACATATGCAAAATCACTTGATTGTCACAGTCCTGTTCCTAGTTGGCATCAGTCCACACCACAGAAAGTGAAGTCTTGAGTATCACAGCTGGTACTCTTTGTGGAAAAGACAAGGATTCACTGACTAAATTTTCTCTCACTGAAGTCAGAAGTAAATTTTACTTTCAATTCCAGTGGAGCACAAGCAAGAAATGATTTAGCGGTAATGTCTTCATTCATGCTTCAAAGATGATCCCTTTCAAGGACACAATGGAGTAGTGTAAACTTTTGCTGGCTCTACAGtattttggagaggaaaaaaaaaggactgaAGATGACTTTGATAGCTGTGACACCTTCTGAGTGAACAATTCTAATATCTGTGTCCCAAAGACAACAGGAGTAGGTGTCAGAACCCCCAGAGTGGGGGGGGAACTGGGAAGGAAACAACTGCTGTTGTCTCTGTATCTCTGTATATGCCTTCTTGTTTTCAGAAGGTTTATTTACTTTCCTGCATTTGGATGCACAGGGTTCACTCAGGTCCAAACCACACTTAGCCCTATAATCCATTCAGAAACTGGTGTGACAGGAAGCCACTCTGTTCACTGACCTAATGGAACTGTTTGTCTCTGCTCTCCTTCCATGGCTCTTGCTCTAATGTATTCTCCATCCTTTTTTTATCTCTTATTTGCACAGTCCTGAACTGCCCTTTACACAGAACAATAAGGAGTTGGCTGTATATCCCACAGTAATGACATCAAAGGATGATAACAATTAGCACTTCATTTAGCATCTTAACTATAACACAAAGATGCCTAGCCAGCAGTATCTCAGGCACATGAGGAAACTGGCCACACAGAAAAGAATTTAATGACCTGGCCAGTCATGAAGGAAGCTATTGAAAACAgaattcaagatttttttttatttacagacCTAGTTCCATCCACCAAAATATTCTGTCTCTACAAGACTGATGTTTACAGGAAAATTACTCACATCTTATCTATGATGATAGTAGCCCTGAAACCTGCCATGTTTTTATTCCAATTGCTTTCATCTTTTTCATGAGGGTAAGttcagtaaagaatttctttcttatatCGAATCTAAACCAGCcatatttcagtttaaagccattacccCGTCCTGTCACTCTATGTCCCatgtaaaaagtccctctccaaaTTTCTTGTTAGCTCCCTTTAGGCACTGTAAGGTTGCTCTAAGGTTCTCTTGGActcttctctaggctgaacaaCCCTGACTTCTCTCCAAAGGAGACAAGGAGGTGTTCCAGCCCTGTAATCATCTTTGTGGATCTCCTCTGGGCTCACTCCAACAGTTCCATGACTTCCTTGTGCTggggctccagagctggatgcagtgctccagagctggacgcagcactccaggtggagCCTCACCAGAGCGGAGTAGAAGGGCAAAATCatctcccttgacctgctggccattctgcttttgatgcagcccgGGATGTGGTTggttttctgggctgtgagcacacattGCTGCCTCATGGGGAGCTTCTTGTCCATCAACACATGCAAATGTCCCTTCTTATTACCTGCCCAGCCTGTATTTGTGTTTGGgactgccccagcccaggtgcaAAAACTGTCACTTGGCCTTGCTGAACTTCATGAGCTTTGCACAGCTCCACCTCTCaagcctgtccagatccctctggatGCATCCCTTCCCTCTAGTGTGCTgaccacaccacaccacaccacaccacaccacaccacaccacaccacaccacaccacaccacaccacaccacaccacaccacaccacacagcTCAGAGTGGACAGTGCTGAGGGTGTACTTGATCCCACTGTGCATGCCACCAACAAAGACATTAAACAGTGCTGGTCCCAAGACTGATCCCTGAGGAACACCTCTCGTCACTGGTCTACACTGGAACACTGAGCTCTTGATCACAGCTCTTTCAGTGCAATCATCCAGCCAGTTCTTTAGATCCTGATTCACCAAGTGGATCATCCATCAAATCCATACCTCTCTAGTTTAGAGACATGGAGATCATGCAAGACAGTATCAAATGCTTTGCACAAGACCAAGTAGATGACATCAGATGCTTGCATCCACTGATGCTGTGACCCTGTTACAGGAGGCCACCACATTTGTCAGGCATGATTTGTCCTTGGTGATATATCTTGCCATTCTTTCTGCATGACATCATTaacatttggggtttttgtgttaATCCACATGGGAAAAACTCTTAGACAGACATTCTTCATTTTGGTCTCAACTATTGTAGCAAACTTTTCTTCAGTTTGAgagaatattttctaaattgTATCTATTCAAACTGCTGTTGCAAAGAACATTCTTCCAGCTTGTAGCCACAGCTGTATGATTTCCCTCTGAAATTTTCTCCTGACACTTATTTCTTCTTAATTCCATCATAGGAAAAGCAACTCCTCTTCAGTTTTAAAGGTCCATCTGTCTTATTTGATGTCATTATCTGCTGGCTTTGGCAAGAGGCCAAAAGGCTTGAATGAACGTCTCACTGCACAGGAGGGACTTGTTTTTTTAAGCCAGGAATTTATAGTTCAGTGTAAATCCCACAGAGACTCCCCAGGAATACAAACGACAATTCCACGTGCAGGTGGCGATTAAGTGGAAATTGTGGGCAAAGCACCTGTTCCTCATTTCCAGGAAAGGTACAAAAACTGTCTAAGAGACATCTAGAATGGATTACAAATGGCTTCATTTCTTTCTAGGCTTGGCCAGTAGTTCCTGGCAAACTCTCTATATAAAGGCCTGAGTCCTCGGCCCAGCAATGTCACTCTGGGATTCCTTCAGTTTGGTGACTTGGTTTTCTCCCATGGCTCTtaatagaatcacaaaatggtttgggttggaaggcaccttaaagacAGAAGAAGGGAGCTGAACAcgagccagggtgtgcccaggtggccgGGAAGACAAGTGGCATCAGAGCAGCGcggccagcaggagcagggcgGGGATTGTCCCCCGTACTCGGCTCTGGTGACGCCACCCCTCGAGTGCTGGGCtcagttctggcccctcagcCCAGGACGGAcagtgaggggctggagcgtgtccggagaaggacagggagctgggaagggtccggagcacaggggctgtgggggcagctgagggagctggggatgctcagcctggagccaAGGAGGCTCGGGGTGACCTGATCGCTCCGTGCAGCGCTGAGAGGAGCCGAGCCCTGCTGCGGGCCgggctctgctcacagcaaaCAGGGGACAGCAGAACAAGGCATCgccccaagctgtgccaggggaggtttaggctggacatcaggaggaattccTTCACAGCAAAGATGATAAAACAAACATTGGaatgtgctgcccagggaggtggttgGTGTTGTCGTCCCTGGGGCTGTTTAAGACAAGACTGCACTTGGCACTCAGTGCCTGGGTCTGTTTAGCGCGGTGCTGTTCGGTCCTAGGCCGGACTCGATGGTCTCAGAGCCCTTTTCCAACCCCATCGATTCGGCGGTTCGCTCTCGCAGCGCCCGGCGGGGTTTGAGCCGCGCCGCCCGCCGTACGCCGCCTGTCCCCGCGCATGCGGAGTAGCGGGGCCCAGCGGAGCGCGGCCGGCGGCGCGGAAGGACCTTGGTGGGTGCTGAGGTGAGGCCGCTCTCCGCTCCCGCCGCGGCTCCCGTGTTCCCTCTTCCTGCCCTCATTCCCTTTAACTTCCCTTATCATCCCCATCCCTAGGACCGCCAGCCGGCGCTCGCCGCTCGATCGCGGCCCCGCCACAGCCCCGTGACCTCTGCGCGTCCCTGAGGGTGGCGGAgccgggcccggcggcggcggctgcagcgCGGGGCTTGGGCGCCCTGGGTGCGGGGAACAGCGCGGGGCtggtccccagcctgtccctggtACAGCTTAGAACGGCTTCTGACCTAAACACCAGGACAGCAGGCCTGAGAGGGAAGACCCTGCGGGGAGCGCAGGATTTAGTGGGAACAACGGAGGCCAGCCTTGATTCCACAAGTACTGGGTGTAAGGAGTGTGAGAATTTAAACTGGAATCGTGTCATAAGTAGGTTGTCCTTGAATTTTATCCCTTAAATATTCTCATTGGAAGGTCAAACACACAGGACCACTATTGCTCCTGTCATGAAGACAATTGCACAATATCTTTATCCAGAAAATTGCTTTAAGTAGAGCTTCTCCCACAATCCTcgtatttctttttcctttcaggaaacCCAGTCACTATGTCGGCTGCACTGTTGCCAAAGCCACAAATGCGGCGCCTTCTGGCGAGGCGGATGAAGTTTCACCTCCTTGGGGCGTTCTTGGTATCTCTGGGATGTGCATCTTTGTACAAGGTGGGCTCTGTAGTCATTCAGTTAGAAACTGGGCTCACTGGAATATTTAAAGaattcataatatttttctgttgagATTGGGTTGAGCTGTTCATAAGAAAGGTTTAGTAATGTATTTTTGTAAGCATGTTTCCAAAGCACAAATAAATCTTCCTAATCTTCGTTTGAAGAAATGATATGAATAACCTGATGTTTCATGCAATTCGTGACAACTTGACCTTGAGTCTCCTAGTCCCAAAATGCTCTTGACCATTCACAGTTGGTGCACATTAGATAGTTTGTTTTGGCCTGACACAGTTTCTGAGGCTTGGAGAGCTGTCCAACTCTTACTTTATCTCTTGACCGATTTCAGGAAACTTGCTCTAAAGCAATTTGGAAAACTCATCCTTCACACTGAAGATAGCAGTGTGGGAAAACCTAATGTGGTCTTTCTGTCCTTGATTTTGAGGTATGGTGTGGAAATGGAGCATTATGTTTCCAGAAAAACACCCTTAAGGGTTTGACATCTGATAAAGATAAGAGAAGTTCTTGAGCtcttattaaataatttttgtgtctCATACACGAAGCAGCAAACAACACAGTGTGAATTCTTGTGGAAGAGCTAGGTCTTGGTTTTCCCATTGAACTCATGCATATACTGTTGGCAGCATTTGAATACTCAGGAAGCTGTTGATAAAAGTGATGAGAAATGAAGTTAATTTCAGGTTTTCCACAAATATCTGTCAGAAACATTAAGCTCACACATGTACTTAACACATCTGTTGAGGGATAGACAAGCTTGTTTGTGGTCAGATttagaatataatttttaataatctcTGAGCCAGTACCTTATTTAGCACCCCCATGTAAATACACTGGTAAGGTGGCAGACCAGATTTAGAACAGGTAACATGGATCTCAGCAGAGATTTACTTTGTTCCATGTTAGATGCTATTGTACAAACCCaccttggaatttttttcaagtttctgGGAGCTTTTTGAGTATATCCCTGTGCTTCAGGTGAATGGGTGTCCAATAAATGAAGATTGTGTCTTTTTATGTTGGTGACCTGTAAGAGTGGCTCGGCAGTCTTGTAAAATTTTACCAGATGTAGTTGACTTAGAGAGTAGCTCAAATGTAGTCTTTCAGTGTAGGGTGCCATTTTATCTGGAGTTAGGGTTTTGCAGCTGCCCACAGGCACAAAATTTGCCATAATGACATGTTTTATATGTATAACTATTAGCAGGGAGGGTGTTGGACGCTTGAGGATCAATATAGATGGAGTGGTTTTGGATCTTGAAAGTGTGATGTATTACTTTGTAACAGACTTTCTTTTTAAGGTTTTACTGCAGAGTGTTTTGACCAATGATTAGGCAGCCTGATCTGTGGGTTTTAACAGGAACAAAGGAATGTTTAATAATTTGAGCTAAAGGCCTTTTAGATGAATATCCACTGATAGAAACTATGATactaacagaaaataaacctgTTCATAAAGCTTTGCaaactttaattttctgtgtgttaCTTTCCAGTTTGGAGTTGCTGAACCCAGGAAACAAGCTTATGCAAGGTTCTATAGAAACTATGATCCCGTGAAGGACTTTGAAGCCATGAAGGCAGCTGGTGTGCTTGAGAGTGCCCCAGCCAAGTGATGGTAAGCTGCATCTGCAGGTGGTGAGCTGCACTGCTTCAGAACAGGAGTAAGATGATGTCACTGACATCACCGATGGGCTTCTGCTTTGTGGGGGGGTGTCTTCCTTCTTTTCAGATCAAAAGGGGTTTCCAGAGAGAAAGGATACAAATTGCACTCAAGAGACCTCTGGGtaataaaaatgtgaagaaacAGGAGAATTGGGAACTGGGGAGTAACGGTGGGATAGAAGCTGCTGAATAGCTTTTGGGTAATTTGTTTAACTTGTGTGGTACAGGAGACAGTGATGATGCCAGGCCTTTGCCCTCCTCACATAACTGCGGAGAGGAGACAAAGCTGTAATGTTAAACTTCAAGACTTGCCTGATTCCACAGTTATGTTGCTGCTGTCACATCCTGAACTGCTTAACTTGTCTGTATCTTCTGCTTACATACTTGTGGTACTGTGAGTGAGAAAATGGAGAGGCTGATTTTCTCTCATAGAATGCATCTTGATGTAAGAAATAGAGACAGCTTCTGCATatcattttgtattttgaagttGGTGAGAGGTGGAAGATCATGAGGGGAAATACATTTATATACATCTATATACATatctatatattaaaaaatcacagTGGGAAATACATCTATATACATCTATATACATatctatatattaaaaaatcacagTGGCATACAGTTGTGTGTACtaataattacatttttgcCTTATTGTATGAAGCTTGAATAGAGAGCTTTGTCCACTATACTCTTTTTTTAGCACTTGACACTGCCTCTCCCAGGAAAACTACCCAGCTTTGTTCTCCCTTGCTAGTAACACCAGGAAAAAAGTCTTTATTTCAACTGTGTTGCAATTATTAATAACTACATTCATTAAGCTGCCCAAGCTGATGTGACAACTCAATTTTCAGAGTTCCTCCCCCTTTCTTGGTGCAAATTTTTTACATTGAGTTCTCTGCTTCTCCTAAAATGACTTCAGACTAATCTAGAATGAtagtttttcattcttttggaATGTTTTCATATTGTGATCATTACGTGATAATCTGTGGCTTTAATTATCCTGGCCAGCTGGATTTTCTCAGCTTGTTTGCATGAAGAAGCAAGATTGAATGAAAGATCTGTATTTAACACTATGAATACTGAATTCTGTTCTATGACAACCTATAATTATTTGGTTTCTGCTTAACACAATCACATAAAAAACCTCAGAGCTCCATCTcttataaaaaaatagaaaaacaaaggtTTAAAATCCTTGTGTCAGTCCCAGCttttgggattgttttgggattttttttttgttttgtgagaGTGGGATACTGCTGTTCTTCAGGTATGACTGCAACAAAGATAAATAATGAAGTTATAAATTTACCTGGTTTGAATCTTGGTAATTCTGCCTCTGGTTCAGTCCTCTGGCTAATATATAGTCACTTTTAAACTTCTTTAGACACTGAAATTGCATTCTTTAGTCAGGTGGCCTTCATCAGTGTATTCTGAAGGGCCATCTGGtggtaaaataatttgaaacaaaCATTGTCAACAAAGATGCATAGTGAATATTTAATTCAAATCATGAGCAGGATTTATTTCACTACAAATAGAGCTCCATTCTCAGCCTGTGTTCCCGTTggcagcttaaaaaaaaaatggcacaTTGTGTGCACCTgttgaaattaaatgtttcctaaacaatttttcaatttcttaaTTGTACTGGCTCAAAAGAAAATGTGGAAGACAAATTAtcttttgtgattttgtttgaattgctgctgcttcttaTTCCCTAGCCTGCTTATATAAGAACaggtattttttccttccttcacagTAGAGCGAGGTAATTTTTTGTTGTGCCTGCACATGAGTACCAAAGTAGAAGGGGAAAACAATTCCAGTGTTTCAAATGTTTTGTAAAGACTGTAAAAAAAAGGACAAGTACCCAGATAGaagatgtttttgtttg
The nucleotide sequence above comes from Oenanthe melanoleuca isolate GR-GAL-2019-014 chromosome 2, OMel1.0, whole genome shotgun sequence. Encoded proteins:
- the LOC130248907 gene encoding cytochrome c oxidase subunit 6C; its protein translation is MSAALLPKPQMRRLLARRMKFHLLGAFLVSLGCASLYKFGVAEPRKQAYARFYRNYDPVKDFEAMKAAGVLESAPAK